One genomic region from Streptomyces sp. Li-HN-5-11 encodes:
- a CDS encoding glycosyl hydrolase 2 galactose-binding domain-containing protein: protein MLTATPLTDGWILRHPDDPAAALPATVPGCVHTDLLAAGLIPDPFLGRNEAEVAWVGRREWTYETEFATGSAHERTDLVFEGLDTAAEITTDGRRLGRVRNMHRSHRFDVTGLRGRLSVRFASAYAEAEAVRGRLGERPAAYAEPFPYIRKMACSFGWDWGPTLVTAGIWRPVRLESWSTARIRRVRPLVTVEHGRGVVEVHVEVERTRAEAELAVEARLGGVRARAAFDGTGTVVRLEVPEPELWWPRGYGEQPLYELELTLRQGSDALDVWRRRIGFRTVGLDTSADTHGTGFTLVVNGERLFARGVNWIPDDVFPSRVTRERYRERLGQAARAGVDLVRVWGGGIYESEDFYDACDELGLLVWQDFPFACAAYPEEQPLRGEVEAEARENVVRLMPHPSLVLWNGNNENLWGFRDWDWERRLAGDSWGEGYYLGLLPRVVAELDPTRPYTAGSPWSGSWAHHPNDPAHGTHHSWEVWNRRDFDDYRLSVPRFVAEFGWQAPPAYATLRHALPGEDLAPDSPGMLHHQKADDGNGKLERGLARRFALPEGDFDRWHYLTQVNQVRAVAAGIEHWRSHWPVCAGTIVWQLNDCWPVTSWAAIDGDGREKPLYHELKRLYADRLLTLRAREQGLRLAAVNQAAHPWTNTLLLRRMSVAGEVVAETSVELRAARRSVAHLTVPPELEPAGAKEFLVVDADGLRALYFPAPDRDVPYPRPEFDVSVAPGAVTVTARTLVRDLLLQADRLDPAARAGRGLVTLLPGEEVTIEVTGCESLDADAVRSALYCVEPAR, encoded by the coding sequence ATGCTGACGGCCACACCGCTCACCGACGGATGGATCCTGCGGCACCCTGACGACCCCGCGGCCGCGCTCCCGGCCACGGTGCCGGGATGCGTGCACACCGACCTGCTGGCCGCCGGCCTGATCCCGGATCCGTTCCTCGGGCGGAACGAGGCGGAGGTGGCGTGGGTGGGCCGCCGGGAGTGGACGTACGAGACGGAGTTCGCGACGGGCTCCGCGCACGAGCGGACCGACCTCGTCTTCGAGGGGCTCGACACCGCCGCCGAGATCACGACGGACGGCCGTCGGCTGGGCCGGGTGCGGAACATGCACCGCTCGCACCGCTTCGACGTCACGGGGCTTCGAGGCCGGCTCTCGGTGCGCTTCGCCTCCGCCTACGCCGAGGCGGAGGCCGTGCGCGGCCGGCTCGGCGAGCGGCCCGCCGCGTACGCCGAGCCGTTCCCCTACATCCGCAAGATGGCCTGCTCCTTCGGCTGGGACTGGGGGCCGACGCTGGTGACGGCGGGCATCTGGCGTCCGGTGCGGCTGGAGTCCTGGTCCACGGCCCGGATCCGCCGGGTGCGCCCGCTGGTCACCGTCGAACACGGCCGGGGCGTGGTGGAGGTGCACGTCGAGGTGGAGCGGACCCGCGCCGAGGCGGAACTGGCCGTCGAGGCCCGTCTCGGCGGGGTGCGGGCGCGCGCGGCGTTCGACGGCACGGGCACGGTCGTACGGCTCGAGGTGCCCGAACCCGAGCTGTGGTGGCCCCGGGGGTACGGCGAACAGCCTTTGTACGAGCTGGAGTTGACGCTCCGGCAGGGCTCCGACGCGCTGGACGTCTGGCGCCGCCGGATCGGCTTCAGAACCGTCGGACTCGACACCTCCGCCGACACGCACGGCACCGGCTTCACGCTCGTCGTCAACGGCGAAAGGCTCTTCGCGCGGGGTGTCAACTGGATCCCGGACGACGTGTTCCCCTCCCGCGTCACCCGCGAGCGCTACCGGGAGCGGCTCGGACAGGCGGCCCGCGCGGGCGTGGACCTGGTGCGCGTCTGGGGCGGCGGCATCTACGAGAGCGAGGACTTCTACGACGCCTGCGACGAGCTGGGGCTGCTGGTCTGGCAGGACTTCCCGTTCGCCTGCGCCGCCTACCCGGAGGAGCAGCCGCTGCGGGGCGAGGTGGAGGCCGAGGCCCGCGAGAACGTCGTACGGCTGATGCCCCATCCCTCGCTCGTGCTGTGGAACGGCAACAACGAGAACCTGTGGGGTTTCCGGGACTGGGACTGGGAGCGGCGGCTCGCCGGGGACTCGTGGGGCGAGGGGTACTACCTGGGTCTGCTGCCGCGGGTGGTCGCCGAACTCGACCCGACGCGGCCGTACACCGCGGGCAGTCCGTGGTCCGGGTCCTGGGCGCACCACCCGAACGACCCGGCGCACGGCACGCACCACTCGTGGGAGGTGTGGAACCGGCGCGACTTCGACGACTACCGGCTGAGCGTGCCCCGTTTCGTGGCCGAGTTCGGCTGGCAGGCGCCGCCCGCGTACGCCACGCTCCGGCACGCCCTGCCGGGTGAGGACCTCGCGCCGGACTCCCCCGGCATGCTGCACCACCAGAAGGCGGACGACGGCAACGGCAAGCTGGAACGGGGCCTCGCCCGCCGATTCGCGCTGCCCGAGGGCGACTTCGACCGCTGGCACTACCTCACACAGGTCAACCAGGTACGGGCCGTGGCCGCGGGCATCGAGCACTGGCGGTCGCACTGGCCGGTGTGCGCGGGCACGATCGTGTGGCAGCTGAACGACTGCTGGCCGGTGACGTCATGGGCCGCCATCGACGGCGACGGGCGGGAGAAACCGCTCTACCACGAGTTGAAGCGGCTGTACGCCGACCGGCTGCTGACGCTGCGGGCGCGCGAGCAGGGGCTGCGGCTGGCCGCCGTCAACCAGGCGGCGCACCCGTGGACGAACACCCTGCTGCTGCGCCGGATGTCCGTCGCCGGTGAGGTTGTCGCCGAAACGAGCGTGGAGCTGCGGGCCGCACGGCGGTCGGTCGCGCACCTGACGGTCCCGCCCGAGCTGGAGCCCGCCGGCGCCAAGGAGTTCCTGGTGGTGGACGCCGACGGGCTGCGCGCCCTGTACTTCCCGGCTCCGGACCGCGACGTCCCGTATCCACGGCCGGAGTTCGACGTGTCCGTGGCGCCGGGCGCGGTCACGGTGACGGCTCGCACCCTGGTGCGGGACCTGCTGCTCCAGGCCGACCGGCTGGACCCGGCGGCGCGGGCCGGCCGGGGACTGGTCACCCTGCTGCCCGGCGAAGAGGTGACGATCGAGGTCACCGGCTGCGAGTCTTTGGACGCCGATGCCGTGCGATCCGCCCTGTACTGCGTGGAGCCCGCCCGATGA
- a CDS encoding ABC transporter substrate-binding protein, whose translation MNHRRTVVLASLATALLLAGCTGTGGSSKGEEAKAPTDPSKVSGTITVLTQRTDLVQDGTMKRYAAEFNKTYPKVKVEFQALTDYETEVKIRMNTANYGDVLLIPGVIKKSDYPKFFASLGTRAERGKKYRFTDFTTVDGKVYGQSPIGVMPGFVYNKKVWRQAGVTTWPTTPAEFLADLKAIKTKTHAIPYYTNFAAQWPLTSWTFVNGSVHCDPQATTKLAKGDPWAKGADLRVGDTLLYDIVHQHLAEKDPTTTNWEASKTRLAKGEIATQWLGTWAIIQFRDAAKKAGLSPDDIGFMPFPAQVDGTFCAVVGPDYNQAVNIHSQHKEAARAWIDWFTDKSGYDKDNLAISPLKGATLPAVLKPYEDAGVKLIELDDSAGAEVKLIDDESEVGINKPDYRQSLVDLARGARSGSLDGFLDDLGKKWTAAQKNVGQ comes from the coding sequence ATGAACCACCGCCGCACCGTCGTCCTCGCCTCCCTCGCCACCGCCCTGCTGCTCGCCGGCTGCACCGGTACCGGAGGCTCGTCGAAGGGGGAGGAGGCCAAGGCGCCCACCGACCCGTCGAAGGTGAGCGGCACCATCACGGTCCTCACCCAGCGCACCGACCTCGTGCAGGACGGCACGATGAAGAGGTACGCCGCCGAGTTCAACAAGACGTATCCCAAGGTGAAGGTCGAGTTCCAGGCGCTCACCGACTACGAGACCGAAGTCAAGATCAGGATGAACACCGCCAACTACGGCGACGTCCTGCTGATCCCCGGAGTGATCAAGAAGAGCGACTACCCCAAGTTCTTCGCGTCCCTGGGCACTCGGGCCGAGCGCGGCAAGAAGTACCGGTTCACCGACTTCACCACCGTCGACGGCAAGGTCTACGGGCAGAGCCCGATCGGCGTGATGCCCGGCTTCGTCTACAACAAGAAGGTCTGGAGGCAGGCCGGGGTCACCACCTGGCCGACCACTCCTGCCGAGTTCCTCGCCGACCTGAAGGCGATCAAGACGAAGACCCACGCGATCCCGTACTACACCAACTTCGCCGCCCAGTGGCCGCTGACCTCCTGGACCTTCGTCAACGGTTCCGTGCACTGCGACCCGCAGGCGACCACCAAGCTCGCCAAGGGCGATCCGTGGGCGAAGGGAGCCGACCTGCGCGTCGGCGACACGCTGCTGTACGACATCGTGCACCAGCACCTGGCCGAGAAGGACCCGACGACCACCAACTGGGAGGCGTCCAAGACCCGCCTCGCCAAGGGCGAGATCGCCACGCAGTGGCTCGGCACCTGGGCGATCATCCAGTTCCGGGACGCCGCCAAGAAGGCCGGGCTGAGCCCGGACGACATCGGGTTCATGCCCTTCCCGGCCCAGGTGGACGGCACGTTCTGCGCGGTCGTCGGCCCCGACTACAACCAGGCCGTCAACATCCACTCCCAGCACAAGGAGGCGGCCCGCGCCTGGATCGACTGGTTCACCGACAAGTCCGGCTACGACAAGGACAACCTCGCCATCTCCCCGCTGAAGGGCGCGACCCTGCCGGCGGTCCTGAAGCCGTACGAGGACGCGGGCGTGAAACTCATCGAACTGGACGACTCCGCGGGCGCCGAGGTCAAGCTCATCGACGACGAGTCCGAGGTCGGCATCAACAAGCCGGACTACCGCCAAAGCCTCGTCGACCTCGCGCGCGGAGCCAGGAGCGGCAGCCTGGACGGCTTCCTGGACGACCTCGGCAAGAAGTGGACGGCCGCGCAGAAGAACGTGGGCCAGTGA
- a CDS encoding sugar ABC transporter permease, with the protein MTDTTAKTAVTPAVPAAAPTPAPAPRRARVWRGLTPWLFLVVPLALLITFTYAPIANMVAYSFTDWDGVSPQLHYTGGHNYAELFTRSDLFEVFFVSGYYLAASAVQIVVALYFATILSFDVRFRTFFKGVLFFPYLINGVAIGFVFLYFFQDGGTLDSVLALFGYHSSHAWLGTPFSANVSLAGVSVWRYLGLNFVLFLGAIQSIPGELYEAAELDGANRRQQFRHIIAPGIRPVLTLTVILSVSGSLSAFEIPYIMTGGATGTETFVIQTVKLAFQFNKTGLASAAAVVLLLIILAVTWVQRRLVPDDKVDLV; encoded by the coding sequence ATGACGGACACCACCGCGAAGACGGCCGTCACACCTGCGGTGCCGGCCGCCGCGCCCACCCCGGCCCCCGCCCCGCGCCGCGCGCGCGTGTGGCGGGGGCTGACCCCCTGGCTGTTCCTGGTCGTCCCGCTCGCGCTGCTGATCACCTTCACCTACGCGCCGATCGCCAACATGGTCGCCTACAGCTTCACCGACTGGGACGGGGTGAGCCCGCAGCTGCACTACACGGGCGGCCACAACTACGCCGAACTCTTCACCCGCTCCGACCTGTTCGAGGTGTTCTTCGTCAGCGGCTACTACCTCGCCGCCTCCGCCGTCCAGATCGTCGTCGCCCTGTACTTCGCGACGATCCTCAGCTTCGACGTCCGCTTCCGCACCTTCTTCAAGGGCGTGCTCTTCTTCCCGTACCTGATCAACGGCGTGGCGATCGGCTTCGTCTTCCTGTACTTCTTCCAGGACGGCGGCACCCTCGACTCCGTCCTCGCCCTCTTCGGGTACCACTCCTCGCACGCCTGGCTCGGCACCCCGTTCTCCGCGAACGTCTCACTGGCGGGTGTCTCCGTCTGGCGCTACCTGGGCCTGAACTTCGTGCTGTTCCTCGGCGCGATCCAGTCCATCCCGGGCGAGCTGTACGAGGCGGCGGAACTGGACGGCGCGAACCGCCGGCAGCAGTTCCGGCACATCATCGCGCCCGGCATCAGGCCGGTGCTGACCCTCACGGTGATCCTGTCCGTCTCCGGCTCGCTGTCGGCCTTCGAGATCCCGTACATCATGACCGGCGGGGCGACCGGCACCGAGACCTTCGTGATCCAGACCGTGAAGCTGGCCTTCCAGTTCAACAAGACGGGGCTCGCCTCGGCGGCCGCGGTCGTGCTGCTGCTGATCATCCTGGCGGTGACCTGGGTGCAGCGACGCCTCGTCCCCGACGACAAGGTGGACCTCGTATGA
- a CDS encoding carbohydrate ABC transporter permease, producing the protein MSGPRPTRRIVARTLVYLSLAVATVVVLLPLGVVFLTSLKSSKEMADDSGALTLPGNLLNFHNYVTAFQDGRMLSAFGNTAFILVFAIGGTVVIGSMTAYAIDRFTFRFRKLVVALFLVAALVPGVTTQVATFQIVNSLGLFDTRWAPIVLYMGTDIVSIYIFLQFVRSIPVSLDESARLDGAGAFTIYWRIIFPLLKPAIATVVIVKGITVYNDFYIPFLYMPSQDLGVISTSLFRFRGPFGAHWETISAGAVLVILPTLVVFLFLQRFIYNGFTRGATR; encoded by the coding sequence ATGAGCGGGCCCCGTCCCACGCGCCGTATCGTCGCCCGGACCCTGGTGTACCTGTCGCTGGCCGTGGCGACCGTGGTCGTCCTGCTGCCGCTGGGCGTCGTCTTCCTGACCTCCCTGAAGTCCTCCAAGGAGATGGCCGACGACAGCGGTGCGCTCACCCTCCCCGGCAACCTGCTGAACTTCCACAACTACGTGACGGCGTTCCAGGACGGCCGGATGCTCTCCGCGTTCGGCAACACGGCCTTCATCCTGGTCTTCGCCATCGGCGGCACGGTCGTCATCGGCTCGATGACGGCGTACGCCATCGACCGTTTCACCTTCCGCTTCAGGAAACTGGTGGTGGCGCTGTTCCTGGTCGCCGCGCTGGTCCCCGGGGTCACCACCCAGGTGGCGACCTTCCAGATCGTCAACAGCCTCGGCCTGTTCGACACGCGCTGGGCGCCGATCGTGCTCTACATGGGCACGGACATCGTCTCGATCTACATCTTCCTGCAGTTCGTGCGGTCGATCCCCGTCTCGCTGGACGAGTCGGCCCGCCTGGACGGCGCAGGCGCCTTCACGATCTACTGGAGGATCATCTTCCCGCTGCTGAAGCCTGCCATCGCGACGGTGGTGATCGTGAAGGGGATCACCGTCTACAACGACTTCTACATCCCCTTCCTCTACATGCCGTCCCAGGACCTTGGCGTGATCTCGACGTCCCTGTTCCGCTTCCGCGGCCCCTTCGGCGCCCACTGGGAGACGATCTCGGCGGGAGCGGTGCTCGTCATCCTGCCGACCCTGGTCGTCTTCCTGTTCCTGCAGCGCTTCATCTACAACGGGTTCACGAGAGGAGCGACGAGGTAG
- a CDS encoding ribonuclease D: MTDAQETAADSPLRTTGGAPPDDGGSSDNGAPIPLLEPREGIPPVIADETALAEVVAAFAAGSGPVAVDAERASGYRYGQRAYLVQLRRQGAGTALIDPVACPDLSGLGEALSGVEWVLHAATQDLPCLREIGMVPTVLFDTELAGRLAGFPRVGLGAMVESVLGFLLEKGHSAVDWSTRPLPEPWLRYAALDVELLVDLRDALEKELDRQGKLEWARQEFDAIASAPPAEPRKDPWRRTSGMHKVRRRRQLAVVRELWQARDRIAQRRDVSPGKVLSDAAIVEAALSVPANVHALAALNGFGHRMGRRQLEQWQAAVDRARALTDSQLPQPGQPVTGPPPPRAWAEKDPAAAGRLSAARAGVTALAEQLNMPQENLVAPDAVRRLCWEPPKEVDAASVGAALSGYGARPWQVEQVTPVLVAALSAKTA; this comes from the coding sequence GTGACCGACGCCCAAGAGACCGCAGCTGACAGTCCACTGCGAACCACCGGAGGCGCCCCTCCGGACGACGGCGGATCTTCTGACAACGGGGCGCCGATTCCTTTGCTCGAGCCGCGTGAGGGCATTCCGCCCGTGATCGCCGACGAGACCGCTCTCGCCGAGGTGGTGGCCGCGTTCGCGGCCGGTTCCGGCCCGGTCGCCGTCGACGCCGAACGCGCCTCCGGCTACCGCTACGGCCAGCGCGCGTACCTGGTCCAGCTGCGCCGGCAGGGCGCCGGCACCGCGCTGATCGACCCCGTCGCCTGCCCGGACCTCTCCGGCCTCGGCGAGGCCCTGTCCGGCGTCGAGTGGGTGCTGCACGCCGCCACCCAGGATCTGCCGTGCCTGCGCGAGATAGGCATGGTGCCCACCGTCCTGTTCGACACCGAGCTGGCCGGCCGGCTCGCCGGGTTCCCGCGGGTGGGTCTCGGGGCGATGGTCGAGAGCGTCCTGGGCTTCCTCCTGGAGAAGGGCCACTCCGCCGTCGACTGGTCGACCCGCCCGCTGCCCGAGCCGTGGCTGCGGTACGCGGCGCTCGACGTGGAGCTGCTCGTCGACCTGCGCGACGCGCTGGAGAAGGAGCTGGACCGGCAGGGAAAGCTGGAGTGGGCCCGGCAGGAGTTCGACGCCATCGCCTCCGCGCCGCCGGCCGAGCCCCGCAAGGACCCCTGGCGGCGCACGTCCGGCATGCACAAGGTGCGGCGCCGACGGCAGCTCGCGGTCGTACGGGAGCTGTGGCAGGCCCGGGACCGGATCGCCCAGCGGCGGGACGTGTCGCCCGGCAAGGTGCTCTCGGACGCGGCCATCGTGGAGGCAGCGCTCTCCGTTCCGGCCAACGTGCACGCCCTCGCCGCGCTGAACGGCTTCGGGCACCGGATGGGGCGGCGGCAGCTGGAGCAGTGGCAGGCCGCGGTGGACCGGGCCAGGGCCCTGACCGACTCCCAGCTCCCCCAGCCCGGGCAGCCGGTGACCGGGCCCCCGCCGCCGCGGGCGTGGGCCGAGAAGGACCCGGCGGCGGCGGGCCGGCTGTCCGCCGCGCGGGCGGGTGTGACGGCGCTGGCCGAGCAGCTGAACATGCCGCAGGAGAACCTCGTCGCGCCGGATGCCGTACGCCGGCTGTGCTGGGAGCCGCCGAAGGAGGTCGACGCCGCGTCAGTGGGGGCCGCCCTTTCCGGGTACGGTGCGCGGCCCTGGCAGGTGGAGCAGGTGACGCCGGTGCTGGTGGCGGCGCTCTCGGCGAAGACGGCCTGA
- a CDS encoding response regulator transcription factor yields the protein MSVLLEQPASLVAYRPNKPTAMVVVADPRVRSTVTRHLWALGVRDVIEASSVAEARPRIGNPRDICVADVHLPDGSGLTLLSETRAAGWPNGLALSAADDIGAVRNALAGGVKGYVVTGTRTNVGLPTRPGAAPIGAAAARLHRRPPGAPSHPGGYRELSGREVEVLRLVAEGQSNKAIGVSMGLSALTVKSHLARIARKLGTGDRAGMVAVALRTGIIH from the coding sequence GTGTCCGTTCTCCTCGAGCAGCCCGCAAGCCTGGTCGCCTACCGCCCGAACAAGCCGACCGCCATGGTCGTCGTGGCCGACCCGCGCGTCCGCTCCACCGTGACCCGTCATCTGTGGGCGCTCGGAGTCCGTGACGTCATCGAGGCGTCGTCCGTCGCGGAGGCCCGTCCACGCATCGGCAATCCGCGTGACATCTGCGTCGCCGACGTGCACCTGCCCGACGGCTCCGGGCTCACCCTGCTGTCCGAGACCCGCGCCGCCGGCTGGCCCAACGGCCTGGCCCTCTCCGCCGCCGACGACATCGGCGCCGTACGCAACGCCCTCGCGGGCGGCGTCAAGGGCTATGTCGTCACCGGCACCCGCACCAACGTCGGGCTCCCCACCCGGCCCGGTGCCGCCCCCATCGGCGCGGCCGCCGCCCGCCTGCACCGCCGTCCCCCGGGTGCCCCGAGCCACCCGGGTGGCTACCGCGAGCTGTCCGGCCGCGAGGTGGAGGTGCTGCGGCTGGTCGCCGAGGGTCAGTCGAACAAGGCGATCGGTGTCTCGATGGGCCTGTCCGCGCTGACCGTCAAGAGCCACCTGGCCCGCATCGCCCGCAAACTCGGCACCGGCGACCGCGCCGGCATGGTCGCCGTCGCCCTGCGGACCGGCATCATCCACTGA